From Paenibacillus sp. PL2-23:
GTTAATGGATTCATAGCTGCCTGTTCGGCCCGAGAACATGCTCACCGCAACGGCATACCCCTTACCCCTCGCCACAGCCCGGTCCATACGGGCGTACACGCGACATAACGCAGCCTCCTCCGCAGGCTTCACCTTGTCGTCTCGCAGCACGGCCCTGGCCAGCACCGCGATAGCCAGTGGAGCCTCCGCCACCATATTCCGGCACGTGTTGTCCAACATCCATCGCTTCGCCTTCCCCTTCAGCCATGCCGATCGCTGGGCTGACACCACCTCCGCCAGCTGCAAGGCTGCGCCGATGATCGTCTGGCCGCCAGAGTGGCTGTCAGGAAAGCTTCGGGAAATTTCCCTGCCCCTTACCATATCCATCATAAGGCCGCGGAAGATGAAGGGATCGAAGGCTTGATCCAGCCATTCCACCATCGTGTGGGTATGCTCAGTAGCCATTTCCCAGTGCGTTCCGCGCAGGATGTAAGCGAGCTCCGCCAATTCCTTCAGCAGCGACTTGCCATAACCGCCGGTATACGAGAATTTTTTATGCTGAATAAACGAGCCGTCCGCATAGAAGCCGTCGCCGGAGGCGGCCAGCTCGAATACGGGAGACAGAGCGTCGCGAGCCTCGGCGATTCCTCTTGCGTCCTCAAGCAGCAGCGCACGGAACAAATAAGCGCGGCACTTCCACACCCGATTCGCTCCCGTAGAGGTGTACGGCTCCGCCAGATCCGCAGTCCGCATCAGGTACGGGTTCGGGATAAATCTCGCAATGGGCTCCAGGTATGCGGCCAGCCTCTCCTGCGGGAGACGCTCTCGCATCAGGCAAAGCGTATTGGTCAGAAGCAGAGGAGATCCGATCTCCCAATACCACCAATTGCCGTAGGTCGCCGTTCGTTCGTTGTAACGATGGGCATACATCCACTCCAGCCCTAGCAACACGTTGCGTCCAAGAGCTTCATCCTGGTAGAGCGGCGAGCCCGGCGTCTCATGCGCGAGAGCCATCTCCAGCAGCCTGCTGTAATTCTCGTGCAGATCCGCCGCATTCGGAAGCTTCGGCACATCCTGCCACATCGCATCAAGGCTCCCCGTATCCATGGCTTGCGCGTGGGCGCGCGCGGCTTCAGCTATACGCTCAAGCTTGTCTCTAAAGTCGGGATCGGAAGGCTCAAAGGCGAGCTCCGAGCCTCCTGTCAGTACCGAACGCCATCGTGCCAGCAGCTTATCAAACATGGGCAGTCTCCTGCAGCTTCCCGCCGGGCAGCAGCGATTCGCTGAGCAGCATCAATGGAATGCCGTACGCATACAGCGTCTCGGTATACGGAACCTGGAGATAGCCCTCTCTCCCCTGGCAATCCGTTCCCCCTGAAGCCCTCTGCGGGATGATGTTCTGGGATAGCTGAGCGGATAACGCCTCAGCGGTCTCCCTGCCCCATGCCTCAAAGCGTTCATCCAGCACGCCGAGCCTTGCTCCCTTCAGAGCAGCATACGCGAACAGCTCCGTGGCCGTCGATTCAGAATACGCGTCCTCCACAACGAGCAGCGTGCGAAGCGTGCCGTCCGGCAGACGCAGACCATAGGCTCTCTCCATCAGTCGACGGAACACCTGGGTATATGGGGAGTTATCGACTTGGGACGCCAGCTCGTGCTCCAGCAGCTCCACCAGGCTTGCCGCCGCCCAGCCGTTGCCTCTTCCCCAGAATTCGCCCAGCGGCTTGCCGCTGACGCAATGATACCCGTGGTAGAACAGCTCGGCTTCTTGATCGAATTGGCAGCGAATATGAATGTCGAACTGCTCTCTTGCCGCCCGAAGCAGCTCCTCATTGCCCTTATACGCTCCGTACCGAAGCATGAACAAGCAGGCCATGAACAGCGAGTCGATCCACAGCTGATTCTTGTAATCCTCCAGCCCGCCTTCACTCCATACATGAGCGAAGCCGCCGTTGCTTGTCTTCAGCGCCGTGCGCAGGCACCAATCGACATATTCCTCGCACACCTCTTCATACTGTCGATCCCCTGTTTCCTGCAGCAGCAGCAGGGCAACGTTCGCGGATATAACGGTGTTGACCGAGCCGGACTTGCGGCGCGGCGCGTTCCGGTCGTACCATTCACGAAGAAACCGGAGGTATTGCTCCTGATGAGTAGCTTCATACGCCTTGATGATCCCGAACAGACATACGCCCGAGTTCCATTCCCAATGCTCCATATTCAGCCGCCATACATCCGACTGAATACCTTCGACTCTGTGCAGCAATTGTTCCATTAGCAGCGCCGGATTGTTCCTTGTCATCTGTCCGTACTCCTCTCACGATGTCTTTCTTCCACCTAGTCGAGCAGGTTTAGGCGAATTCGCCTAAACCTGTCTCTCCCGCGTATTGCAAGTGTTACTTCGTCTTCTGATATTGCTCGTTCAATTCCTCGATCACAGCGTTGCCGCCGGCATTGCGCCACTTCTCGACCTCAGCTTGGTAACCGGCCGCGTCAATATGGCCCATCACGTATTTCACCATCATGTCATAACGCATGCTGTCCAGCTGCTGGCCTTGCTTCGTATAGGTGTCAGAATCGAATGGCTGCGCCAAATCGTATACAGCAACCTTCTCATTAGCCTCCTTGAGGTCAGCAACCTTCTGTTGGATCGGCAGCAGACCGCCAGGAGGCGTCAAATTCATGGCTACCTTCACCTGCAGCTGCTTGTAATCCAGCAGCTGCTTCTGCAGCAATTCGTTGTCCGTAATCAGTGCCTTGCCGTCTTCCACCTTATAATGCGTGCCTTCAATGCCATACTCCAGAAGATTCTGCATCTCCTTGTCATTCATCTGATCCATGAACTTCAGCACCTTGTGCAATTCCTCTTCGTTAGGTACGGATTTCTTCGGAATCATGTAGACGCCCAGATAACCGCTGCCCGCTCTAGCCCGTGGACCGAAGCCCGCTTCCAGCGTGCTGAAGGCATCCAGCACCGCTTCCGGCTTCGTCTTGCCGCTGGCTACCCATGCAGCCGGGTTGTTCAGGGAGCTCAGCATGGAGCCGCCTTCACCAGCCAAGAACATCTCGTTTGCTTTGGAGTTGGCCACAACCGCGAAGTCCTGATTGATCAGCTTGTCGTCATACAGCTTCTTCATGAAGTTCAGAGCGGTCATGTATTCTTCTGTTACAAAGTCCGGAGTCAGGTTGCCCGACTCGTCCTCGCCCCAGATGTTCGGAGAGCCGAACCAGTTCGCAATAATGCGGAACATGCTCAGGTAATCCTCTTTCCAATAGATGAGGCCGTATGTGTCGTCCTTGCCATTCTGATCCGGGTCCTTCTCTTTAAACGCTTTCAGCATCTCGTAGAACTCATCCGGTGTTGTCGGCTCTGTCATACCGAGCTGGTCCAGCCAGTCCTTGCGGTATGTCACGCCAACCTGAGCAGGCGCGGAGTGCTTATACACGGCATACACCTTGCCGTCGATGCCCAGGTTACGAAGAATGCCCTCGTTCGCTTGGCTGAGATTCGGGTAATCCTTCAAATAAGGACCAATCTCCCAGAATGCGCCCGCCTTCACAGCATTCAGAATGCTGGAGGACTTCATGCTCTTGACGTACATGAGATCCGGCATTTCGCCGGAAGCCATCATCAGGTTCGTTTTCTCATCATACGTGTCCTGAGGCACCCAAGTAATGTCCAGCTTCGTATTCGTATGCTCCTCGATCGCCTTCTGGAAGGCATTGTCCTTCTCTGGGTTGTCCGGGCTCAAGCTCAGCACCATCAGCTTCATAGCATAAGGCTCGGCTGGTGCATCCTCCTTTGGTGCATTGCCCGCGTTCGCGGATGGTGAAGGGGAGCTTTGCTCCGGAGCGGCATTATTGCCCGCGCACCCAGCGAGAAGGCTGGCAGCCAGAAACATCGTACAAGCTGGAGCAAGCAGACCTTTCCACTTCCGTTTCTTTGTCGACATTGAATAAATCCTCCCTTTTATCTCTTATCTATTATCCAACCGCCGGCATGCCTGCATACAGCATGCCTGGCAGATTGTACCGATGTTGCCTTGCGGAATCAGCCCTTCATAGAGCCTAACATAATGCCTTTGACAAAATATTTTTGCAGGAACGGATAGACCAGCAGGATCGGCAGCGTTGCCGCCACGATAACCGCCATCTTGATGGACGATGACAGATTGGCGACGGCTGATGCGTTGAAGTCATCATTGGTGCCCAGCTGCTCGGATAAGATGACGATCTGGCGAAGCACCACCTGAATCGGACGCATATCCGCATCGTTAATATAAATAATGGCGTTGAAGAACGTGTTCCAGTGTCCCACCGCATAGAACAGGGTGAACGTCGCGATGACCGGCATGGACAATGGAATGACGATTTTCACCAAGATGCCCAGATCGCTTGCACCGTCAATCTTCGCGGATTCCTCCAGACCAGGCGGAAGCTGCTGGAAGAAGTTCTTAATAATAATCATATTGAAGGCGCTGATCGCTCCCGGAAGCAGCAGAGACCAGTACGTATCTATCAAATGAAGCTCCTTCACGACGAGATAGGTCGGAATCATGCCGCCTTGGAACAGCATCGAGAAGATGACGAGCAGCATAATCGTACGCCTGCCGAGCAGCTCCTTCTTCGCCAGACTGTAGGCCATCGTCAGCGTAAAGATCAGATTGACGATCGTCCCCGCTACTGTAATGTACACCGTAACGAGCAAGCTTCGGGGAACCGAGTCCATAGCGAACAGGTATTTATAAGCATCCAGCGTTAAGCCTCTTGGCCACAGAATAAACTCCTTGGCACCGTAATCTTGAGCTGTAGACAGCGACACCGCGATAATGTGTATGAAGGGCAGCACGGTGACCAGGGCAAAGGCGGTAAGGAAAATATAGTTAAAGCTGTCGAACAGCACGCCGCCCAACGTTTTTTTTCTCAGCATCCGTTATTGGCCTCCTCTCTCCATTAATACAGACTTTCTTGACCGGCCCGCTTAGCAGCGTGATTCGCGCCCAATACAAGCGCAAGTCCGATCAACGATTTGAACAACCCTACCGCGGTACTGTAGCTGTATTGCCCTTGCGCGAGACCGACGGTGTAGACATAGGTATCGAATACCTCGCCGACGCTTCGGTTCATCGGGTTCAGCAGCAGGAAGACATGTTCAAAGCCTGTATCAAGGAAGTCGCCAAGTCTGAGAATCAGCAAAATAATAATCGTGCTGCGAATGGCCGGGAACGTAATATGCCACATCTTCTGCCAGCGATTCGCTCCGTCAATGGTCGCCGCCTCGTATTGCTCCGTATCGACGCCGGCAAGCGCGGCAAGGAACAGGATGGTGCCCCAGCCGGTTTCCTTCCACAAAATTTGGCCGATAAACACGGAGCGGAACCAATCAGCGCTGATGAGGAAGTTAATCTTCTCTCCTCCGATGGATGCGATCCACTCGTTAATGACGCCGCCCTCGGTTGTGAACAGTACATAAGTAATCGCTACCACAACGACCCACGACATAAAGTGAGGGATATAAACCATCGTCTGAACAAACCGCTTGAACACCTGCTTGCGAAGCTCGTTCAGCATCAAAGCGATAATGATGGGCGCCGGGAAGAAGAAGACGAGCTTATACAACCCGATCAGCGCGGTATTGCGCAGCAGCACCCAAAAATCGGGGTCGCCGAACAGCCGCTCAAAGTGCGCCCAGCCTACCCACGGGCTGTCCATTACCCCAAGGAATGGATTGTAGTCCTGGAACGCGATGACGATTCCCCACATGGGCAAATACTTAAATAAGAGAAAATACAGCAGTCCGGGGAACAACAGTATATATAACCATCTATCCCTCACGAGCCTGCGGATTTTCTGATAACTCATGAGCTGTCTCTGCATCCTGTTGATCATCTTGGATGAGCCCGCGTTCGTAATGATGTCTTTCATGACGGCGAATTTCGGCCTCCTTCTGGTTCGTTTGATCCCAATGTACCATCAGGTCCGATTACCGTATATAATCATATCCCCGCCTGTCGGAATGCCTTGGAATCAGCGAATTGCGGGGTGTCATTACAGGCAATAATCAAGGTGTAGACTGTTCCGAGCGGTCCATTCAACGAGATGATTGTGGTAAAAAAACCTCCTGAAAACCGGGTCTCAGGAGGCATTGTCCGCATTATGGCGTTCCTTTCTATATTTCCCGGGCGATACGCCCTCCATCTTCTTGAAGTACCGGATAAAGTTCTGCGAGTTATTGTACCGCAATCGCTCCGCGATCTCCGTAATGGTCATATCGGAGCCCTCCAGCCATTCCTTCGCCACCTTCAGGCGATGCTGCGCCAGGTATTCGCTGAAGCTGATGCCAGCCTCCTTCCGCAGGATGCGCCAAATGTAGCTGGGGTGGTAATGAAGACGGGCTGCGCAATCCTCCAGCGTCAGATCCGTGTCGTACTCCTCATGTATGATCCGTATGATCTCGTCGGAGATGGATTTGTACTTCTCGCCTCTTCGCTCATCCAGTAGCCGGATCGCCGGAGCGATAACCGTGTCGCGGAACCACTCCCCAATCTCTCGCTTGCTGGTCAGCTCGAACAGCTGATCAATAATGGACTTGCCCTCCAGCTCCTTCCAGC
This genomic window contains:
- a CDS encoding polysaccharide lyase family 8 super-sandwich domain-containing protein; the protein is MFDKLLARWRSVLTGGSELAFEPSDPDFRDKLERIAEAARAHAQAMDTGSLDAMWQDVPKLPNAADLHENYSRLLEMALAHETPGSPLYQDEALGRNVLLGLEWMYAHRYNERTATYGNWWYWEIGSPLLLTNTLCLMRERLPQERLAAYLEPIARFIPNPYLMRTADLAEPYTSTGANRVWKCRAYLFRALLLEDARGIAEARDALSPVFELAASGDGFYADGSFIQHKKFSYTGGYGKSLLKELAELAYILRGTHWEMATEHTHTMVEWLDQAFDPFIFRGLMMDMVRGREISRSFPDSHSGGQTIIGAALQLAEVVSAQRSAWLKGKAKRWMLDNTCRNMVAEAPLAIAVLARAVLRDDKVKPAEEAALCRVYARMDRAVARGKGYAVAVSMFSGRTGSYESINGENLKGWYTAHGMTYLYNADLTQFSDGFWATVDPNRLPGTTVSHMPRDKGFGLGRSIAGEFVGGAADGAQYGLVGMELLEPGEFHARKSWFMLGDVIAAVGTVLEGSQVPVVETIVDNRKLNREGNNRIVAETEEGCEELIGDGDVRTLRPRWMHLSGNVPGADMGYVFPRAATLKLLREERSGRWSDISAKGSDETLTQHYMTAWLEHDTREKEDAYAYLLLPGRSPGQVAAYADNPDLEVAALTRDIHAVSDASKGLFAVHFWEGGWKKAGVLSCDSRASILLKESEELLELFIADPTQTEEGSIELKLHLAVDAVESCSESITVIGLQPAVCLSVKREGLKGTTQRVVFRKINPVKI
- a CDS encoding extracellular solute-binding protein, which translates into the protein MSTKKRKWKGLLAPACTMFLAASLLAGCAGNNAAPEQSSPSPSANAGNAPKEDAPAEPYAMKLMVLSLSPDNPEKDNAFQKAIEEHTNTKLDITWVPQDTYDEKTNLMMASGEMPDLMYVKSMKSSSILNAVKAGAFWEIGPYLKDYPNLSQANEGILRNLGIDGKVYAVYKHSAPAQVGVTYRKDWLDQLGMTEPTTPDEFYEMLKAFKEKDPDQNGKDDTYGLIYWKEDYLSMFRIIANWFGSPNIWGEDESGNLTPDFVTEEYMTALNFMKKLYDDKLINQDFAVVANSKANEMFLAGEGGSMLSSLNNPAAWVASGKTKPEAVLDAFSTLEAGFGPRARAGSGYLGVYMIPKKSVPNEEELHKVLKFMDQMNDKEMQNLLEYGIEGTHYKVEDGKALITDNELLQKQLLDYKQLQVKVAMNLTPPGGLLPIQQKVADLKEANEKVAVYDLAQPFDSDTYTKQGQQLDSMRYDMMVKYVMGHIDAAGYQAEVEKWRNAGGNAVIEELNEQYQKTK
- a CDS encoding glycoside hydrolase family 88 protein, which encodes MTRNNPALLMEQLLHRVEGIQSDVWRLNMEHWEWNSGVCLFGIIKAYEATHQEQYLRFLREWYDRNAPRRKSGSVNTVISANVALLLLQETGDRQYEEVCEEYVDWCLRTALKTSNGGFAHVWSEGGLEDYKNQLWIDSLFMACLFMLRYGAYKGNEELLRAAREQFDIHIRCQFDQEAELFYHGYHCVSGKPLGEFWGRGNGWAAASLVELLEHELASQVDNSPYTQVFRRLMERAYGLRLPDGTLRTLLVVEDAYSESTATELFAYAALKGARLGVLDERFEAWGRETAEALSAQLSQNIIPQRASGGTDCQGREGYLQVPYTETLYAYGIPLMLLSESLLPGGKLQETAHV
- a CDS encoding ABC transporter permease subunit; amino-acid sequence: MINRMQRQLMSYQKIRRLVRDRWLYILLFPGLLYFLLFKYLPMWGIVIAFQDYNPFLGVMDSPWVGWAHFERLFGDPDFWVLLRNTALIGLYKLVFFFPAPIIIALMLNELRKQVFKRFVQTMVYIPHFMSWVVVVAITYVLFTTEGGVINEWIASIGGEKINFLISADWFRSVFIGQILWKETGWGTILFLAALAGVDTEQYEAATIDGANRWQKMWHITFPAIRSTIIILLILRLGDFLDTGFEHVFLLLNPMNRSVGEVFDTYVYTVGLAQGQYSYSTAVGLFKSLIGLALVLGANHAAKRAGQESLY
- a CDS encoding carbohydrate ABC transporter permease, whose translation is MLRKKTLGGVLFDSFNYIFLTAFALVTVLPFIHIIAVSLSTAQDYGAKEFILWPRGLTLDAYKYLFAMDSVPRSLLVTVYITVAGTIVNLIFTLTMAYSLAKKELLGRRTIMLLVIFSMLFQGGMIPTYLVVKELHLIDTYWSLLLPGAISAFNMIIIKNFFQQLPPGLEESAKIDGASDLGILVKIVIPLSMPVIATFTLFYAVGHWNTFFNAIIYINDADMRPIQVVLRQIVILSEQLGTNDDFNASAVANLSSSIKMAVIVAATLPILLVYPFLQKYFVKGIMLGSMKG